One region of Ahniella affigens genomic DNA includes:
- a CDS encoding DUF3592 domain-containing protein: MASRISAVSWLGLGVMALFACALLLGGIQGLWFAFQHQQASATVLRYEASQRTLTERKLLHARSGGATDYVDTRNVPVLNPVVRFDVDGRSIEITNHGTSMNQPYAIGSTVQVHYLRGNPEGAVLADNDWGAGGGVIQLLTGALVASMLYGVYRLLQGQPPAFLRHWRTLPNLPQPPQT; the protein is encoded by the coding sequence ATGGCATCCCGGATCAGTGCAGTCAGTTGGCTCGGCTTGGGCGTGATGGCCCTGTTTGCGTGCGCCCTCCTGCTCGGCGGCATTCAAGGGCTCTGGTTTGCGTTCCAGCACCAGCAGGCCTCCGCAACCGTATTGCGCTATGAGGCGTCGCAACGAACCTTGACCGAGCGCAAGTTGCTGCATGCGCGCAGCGGCGGCGCCACCGATTACGTCGACACGCGCAATGTGCCGGTCCTGAATCCAGTGGTGCGTTTCGACGTCGACGGTCGCTCGATCGAGATCACCAACCATGGCACGTCCATGAACCAGCCTTATGCCATCGGCAGCACCGTTCAGGTCCATTATCTGCGTGGCAATCCAGAGGGGGCCGTGCTGGCGGACAACGATTGGGGTGCTGGCGGTGGGGTCATTCAACTGCTAACCGGCGCGTTGGTGGCGTCAATGCTGTATGGGGTCTATCGCCTGCTTCAGGGGCAACCACCGGCATTTCTGCGGCATTGGCGGACGCTGCCGAACTTGCCGCAGCCGCCGCAAACCTGA
- the dbpA gene encoding ATP-dependent RNA helicase DbpA, producing METFAELPLNPLLIENLTSIEHIRPTPVQAAALPLVLAGRDLIVQAETGSGKTAAFALGLLQALDVAAVKLQGLVLCPTRELADQVAREFRRLARPFPNVKVLTLCGGVPLRPHLASLVHEPHVVVGTPGRILELLEQKALPLKALKALVLDEADRMLDMGFQEDIEKIIQATPKQRQTLLFSATWPEPLRALAKQYLREPESITIDPTATATDIQQTFFEVTDPARKPAAVVDLLLARQPESVVVFCNTRADVRAMTEYLDRAGFSVLALHGELDQRDRDEMLLRFANRSCSILVATDVAARGLDIKDLPMVINADLATDVDTHIHRIGRTGRAGAQGHALTLFTGRESHRLEAIEARLGVPMNRQSLPRVEARARPWQSPFVTLAIDAGKTEKVRPGDLLGALTGSAGLPADAVGKIAVFPTRSYVAIARAHAELAFRQLKDGKIKGRSFRVRKIGH from the coding sequence ATGGAAACCTTTGCCGAACTGCCGCTGAACCCGTTGCTGATCGAAAATCTCACGTCGATCGAGCACATTCGCCCAACGCCCGTCCAAGCGGCCGCGTTGCCCTTGGTGCTTGCCGGTCGCGACCTGATCGTCCAGGCCGAAACCGGTAGCGGCAAGACGGCGGCGTTCGCACTGGGCCTATTGCAGGCGCTGGATGTTGCGGCGGTAAAGCTGCAAGGCTTAGTGTTGTGCCCGACCCGAGAGCTCGCCGACCAAGTTGCGCGTGAGTTCCGTCGCCTCGCGCGACCATTTCCGAACGTCAAGGTGCTCACGCTGTGTGGCGGCGTCCCGTTGCGGCCGCATCTCGCGTCGCTCGTGCATGAGCCGCATGTGGTGGTGGGCACGCCAGGACGCATCCTTGAACTTCTGGAGCAGAAGGCACTACCGCTGAAGGCGCTGAAGGCGCTCGTTCTCGATGAAGCCGATCGCATGCTCGACATGGGGTTTCAGGAAGACATCGAAAAAATCATCCAGGCCACGCCCAAACAACGGCAAACCTTGCTGTTCTCGGCAACCTGGCCGGAACCATTGCGTGCGCTCGCCAAGCAGTATCTGCGCGAACCGGAGTCGATCACGATTGATCCTACGGCCACGGCCACGGACATTCAGCAGACCTTTTTCGAAGTGACCGATCCCGCACGCAAACCGGCCGCGGTGGTCGACTTGCTGCTCGCCCGCCAACCGGAGTCGGTGGTCGTGTTCTGCAATACGCGCGCAGACGTTCGAGCGATGACGGAGTATCTGGATCGCGCCGGCTTTTCGGTGCTCGCGCTCCACGGCGAGTTGGATCAGCGTGACCGCGACGAGATGCTGCTCCGCTTTGCGAACCGCTCGTGCTCGATCCTGGTTGCCACCGACGTCGCGGCGCGCGGCCTCGATATCAAAGATTTGCCGATGGTGATCAATGCCGATCTGGCGACCGATGTCGATACGCACATTCATCGTATTGGCCGCACCGGTCGTGCGGGCGCGCAAGGTCACGCGCTGACCCTGTTTACAGGGCGTGAGTCGCATCGGCTCGAAGCGATCGAAGCGCGGCTTGGGGTGCCCATGAATCGGCAAAGTCTGCCACGCGTCGAGGCGCGCGCACGCCCTTGGCAAAGCCCGTTCGTGACGCTTGCCATTGATGCAGGCAAGACCGAGAAAGTCCGGCCGGGCGACTTGCTTGGCGCGTTGACGGGAAGCGCTGGCTTGCCGGCTGATGCGGTTGGCAAGATTGCCGTGTTTCCGACCCGAAGCTATGTCGCCATTGCTCGGGCTCATGCCGAGCTCGCATTCCGTCAGCTCAAGGACGGCAAGATCAAGGGTCGGAGCTTTCGCGTCCGCAAGATCGGGCATTGA
- a CDS encoding aspartate/glutamate racemase family protein gives MYTIGLIGGMSWESTIPYYRLINETIKAELGGLHSAKIVLFSVDFHEIEVLQRQGDWDRAGQMLADAAKSLQAAGADVLVLCTNTMHKVAAQIASAVAIPLLHIADATGVVIRDRGHQTVGLLGTRFTMEQDFYSERLRQQFGLRVLTPQADDRALVHRVIYEELCLGRIEPASQQAFRDIIQRLIDAGAEAVILGCTEISLLVGPADAPVPVFDTTAIHARAAAHYALRDSSLPAA, from the coding sequence ATGTACACCATCGGCCTGATTGGCGGCATGAGTTGGGAATCGACGATTCCCTACTATCGACTCATCAACGAGACCATCAAGGCCGAACTCGGCGGACTGCACTCAGCGAAGATCGTGCTTTTCAGTGTCGATTTTCATGAGATTGAAGTACTGCAGCGCCAGGGCGACTGGGATCGCGCTGGGCAGATGCTTGCTGACGCGGCGAAGTCCTTGCAGGCGGCAGGTGCCGATGTGCTGGTGCTGTGTACTAATACGATGCACAAGGTGGCCGCACAGATCGCGTCTGCGGTCGCCATTCCATTGCTCCATATCGCCGACGCGACGGGCGTCGTGATCCGCGACCGAGGCCATCAGACCGTCGGCTTGCTGGGTACTCGATTTACGATGGAGCAGGATTTCTATAGCGAGCGACTCCGTCAGCAGTTTGGCTTGCGCGTGTTGACGCCGCAGGCGGACGATCGGGCGCTCGTGCATCGGGTGATCTACGAAGAGCTCTGCCTGGGCCGGATCGAGCCTGCGTCGCAGCAGGCGTTTCGAGACATCATTCAGCGCTTGATCGATGCCGGCGCCGAAGCGGTGATTCTCGGTTGTACGGAGATTTCGTTGTTGGTCGGGCCGGCCGACGCGCCCGTGCCGGTGTTCGACACGACGGCGATTCACGCGCGGGCAGCCGCACACTACGCGCTCCGCGATTCGTCGCTACCCGCCGCATGA
- a CDS encoding DUF2200 domain-containing protein — protein sequence MSSNERVFAMKFSSVYPLYVAKATKKGRTAAEVDAVILWLTGYDAAGLAAQIAKGVDFRTFFADAPAFQPNAGLITGVVCGVRVETVPDPLMQKIRYLDKLVDELAKGRPLAKILRTG from the coding sequence ATGAGTAGCAACGAGCGCGTGTTCGCGATGAAGTTTTCGAGCGTCTATCCACTCTACGTGGCCAAGGCCACAAAGAAGGGACGGACAGCGGCCGAGGTCGATGCCGTCATCCTCTGGTTGACGGGCTACGACGCCGCTGGGCTGGCCGCGCAGATTGCCAAAGGCGTCGATTTCCGGACCTTCTTTGCCGACGCGCCCGCCTTTCAGCCGAATGCCGGGCTGATCACGGGCGTGGTCTGCGGGGTCCGGGTTGAAACGGTACCCGACCCACTGATGCAGAAGATCCGCTACCTCGACAAGCTTGTTGACGAACTCGCCAAGGGCCGGCCATTGGCAAAAATATTGCGTACCGGCTGA
- a CDS encoding glutathione S-transferase family protein: MTPITLHSFIRFDRGARVRWTALELGLPIVEQKLDFRDGEHKREPYLTLNPNAVVPAIEFDGQTMFDSTAICLHLCEQHPEAGLMPRHGEPGRTEALSWLMHMATSVDRVCFDAFSAKVLAPDPVAHAAAIERAQPVVAKIDRHLLNREYLALERFTLADILAGYDLGTLKRGGLPLEEYPAVAAYYQRVTARPAAQASGFFSGYGL, from the coding sequence ATGACCCCGATCACCCTACATTCGTTCATCCGCTTCGACCGTGGCGCCCGGGTGCGCTGGACCGCATTGGAACTCGGTTTGCCAATCGTCGAACAGAAACTCGACTTCCGCGACGGCGAACACAAGCGCGAGCCCTACCTCACCTTGAATCCCAATGCCGTCGTGCCGGCAATCGAGTTTGACGGCCAAACGATGTTCGACTCCACCGCCATTTGCTTGCATCTCTGCGAGCAACATCCGGAAGCGGGCCTGATGCCGCGGCATGGCGAACCGGGTCGGACCGAGGCGTTGTCTTGGTTGATGCACATGGCCACGAGTGTCGATCGCGTGTGCTTTGACGCGTTTTCCGCAAAGGTCCTGGCACCCGATCCCGTGGCGCATGCGGCCGCGATCGAACGCGCGCAGCCCGTGGTCGCGAAAATCGATCGGCACCTGCTGAACCGCGAGTACTTGGCGCTCGAGCGCTTCACGCTGGCTGACATTCTTGCCGGCTACGACCTGGGTACCCTGAAGCGTGGCGGCCTGCCGCTCGAAGAGTATCCGGCGGTCGCTGCCTACTACCAACGGGTCACCGCCCGCCCCGCGGCGCAGGCATCAGGCTTTTTCAGCGGCTACGGGCTCTGA
- the pyrE gene encoding orotate phosphoribosyltransferase, with protein sequence MSDFRQQFLRLALRQGALRFGAFTLKSGRVSPYFFNAGLFNTGLALKELGEAYASRLVDSGLPFDMLYGPAYKGIPLASVTAVALAAGFGQDVPVAFNRKEAKDHGEAGVLIGAPLRGKVLIIDDVITAGTSVRESVDLIRAHGAEPCGVLIAVDRQERGQGNLSAAEEVTAQFGIPVLAIAGLPDLLAFASADSELVQHREALLVYRSQYGVAAAA encoded by the coding sequence ATGTCTGATTTTCGCCAGCAGTTTCTCCGTCTCGCTCTGCGCCAGGGCGCGCTTCGGTTTGGGGCATTCACCCTGAAGTCCGGGCGCGTGAGTCCGTATTTCTTCAATGCTGGCCTGTTCAACACGGGCTTGGCGCTGAAGGAGCTCGGCGAGGCATATGCCAGCCGTCTGGTCGATTCTGGCCTGCCATTCGACATGCTCTACGGTCCTGCTTACAAGGGTATTCCCCTGGCGTCGGTGACCGCGGTGGCCTTGGCGGCGGGTTTTGGCCAAGACGTGCCGGTGGCGTTCAACCGCAAGGAAGCCAAGGACCACGGCGAGGCCGGCGTGCTGATCGGTGCACCGCTGCGCGGTAAGGTCTTGATTATTGACGATGTGATTACCGCCGGAACGTCAGTTCGGGAGTCGGTTGATCTGATCCGTGCCCATGGCGCCGAGCCTTGCGGGGTGCTGATCGCGGTCGACCGGCAGGAACGCGGCCAGGGTAACCTGTCGGCGGCCGAGGAGGTGACCGCGCAGTTCGGCATCCCGGTGCTGGCCATTGCCGGTCTGCCGGATTTGCTGGCGTTTGCGAGTGCCGATTCGGAGCTGGTTCAGCACCGCGAGGCACTTCTGGTTTATCGTAGTCAGTATGGTGTGGCGGCCGCAGCCTAA
- a CDS encoding DUF4124 domain-containing protein: MRVQAIAAFLLGTLLAASVAAQGNQEKPKKLYRWVDAQGNVHYSDTVPSDEIKNGRQEIVGSSVKTVARQKTPEELEAERQAALVEAELKRIRDAQDIADRALLMTYTSETDLFSARDKEIEGVDGTLATNKMAIASHEKALTDMLDSAAEFERAKKPVPKTMTDSINKIRKDLEEQRRLSTQYEASKLQIKSDYDKKLARYLELKARGKDERH, from the coding sequence ATGAGAGTGCAAGCAATCGCGGCGTTTTTACTGGGCACCCTGCTTGCGGCGAGCGTCGCCGCTCAAGGCAACCAGGAAAAGCCGAAAAAACTCTACCGATGGGTGGATGCACAAGGCAATGTGCATTACTCCGATACGGTGCCTTCGGACGAGATCAAGAATGGCCGTCAGGAGATCGTTGGCTCCAGCGTCAAGACCGTCGCGCGCCAGAAAACCCCGGAAGAGCTGGAGGCCGAACGTCAGGCCGCTCTGGTCGAGGCCGAACTGAAGCGCATTCGGGATGCGCAAGACATCGCCGATCGCGCGTTGCTGATGACCTATACGTCCGAAACCGATCTGTTCAGCGCCCGCGACAAAGAGATCGAAGGCGTGGACGGCACGCTGGCGACCAACAAAATGGCGATTGCCAGTCACGAAAAGGCGCTGACCGACATGCTCGATTCGGCCGCCGAGTTTGAGCGCGCCAAAAAGCCGGTGCCAAAAACCATGACCGACTCGATCAACAAGATCCGCAAGGATCTGGAAGAACAGCGGCGTTTGTCGACGCAATACGAGGCCAGCAAGCTGCAGATCAAGTCCGATTACGACAAGAAGCTGGCGCGCTATCTGGAATTGAAGGCGAGAGGCAAGGACGAGCGGCACTGA
- a CDS encoding DsbC family protein — translation MKRELISALVGLSMATAASADDAAIRQAVTKLVPGAKIESIKPSAVADFSEVNVGGRFVYVSHDGTHLFQGPLLDLSRQVNLTEQSQVALRKDLLATVPAKQAIRFEGQNAKHHVTVFTDIDCGYCRKLHQHVAEFNAAGITVDYLFFPRGGLQSPSYDKAVSVWCAADQQQALSLAKAGQSISNKMCANPIRDDFELGLKLGVGDFGTPAVFADDGRQLGGYLNAADLVKRLNEPAAARTAR, via the coding sequence ATGAAACGTGAGCTGATTTCAGCCCTCGTCGGGCTGTCGATGGCCACCGCTGCCAGCGCCGATGATGCCGCCATCCGGCAGGCCGTCACCAAACTGGTGCCCGGCGCCAAGATCGAGTCGATCAAACCCTCGGCGGTAGCCGATTTCTCAGAAGTGAACGTTGGCGGACGCTTTGTGTATGTCAGTCATGACGGCACGCATTTGTTCCAGGGCCCACTCCTGGATCTGTCCCGGCAAGTCAACCTGACCGAGCAGAGCCAAGTGGCGCTGCGCAAAGACTTGCTTGCGACCGTACCCGCCAAGCAAGCCATTCGCTTCGAAGGGCAGAACGCCAAGCATCACGTGACCGTCTTCACCGACATCGATTGTGGGTATTGCCGGAAGCTCCATCAGCACGTCGCCGAGTTCAACGCGGCCGGCATCACGGTGGACTATCTGTTCTTTCCGCGCGGCGGCCTGCAGTCGCCGTCCTACGATAAAGCCGTATCGGTCTGGTGCGCCGCCGATCAACAGCAGGCGCTGAGTCTGGCCAAGGCTGGCCAGTCGATCAGCAACAAGATGTGCGCCAACCCGATTCGAGACGACTTCGAGCTGGGTCTGAAGCTCGGCGTGGGAGATTTCGGAACGCCCGCGGTGTTTGCCGACGATGGCCGTCAGCTGGGCGGGTACTTGAATGCCGCTGATCTCGTCAAACGGCTGAATGAGCCAGCGGCCGCTCGCACAGCGCGCTGA
- a CDS encoding DNA polymerase beta superfamily protein, translated as MLTLSDLRTSARDQVLFECVAGSRAYGTATADSDTDLRGVFIQPADAFVDLSPPQDLVADERHNEVYFSLRRLLELLGQANPNVLELLYMPDDCVRMLHPVYRSLLAVRSAFITRQCIDTHVGYAFSQVKKAKGQHKWINQPQAEAPPRPESYCQVLLKERWWPTDGSPPARPVPLSNSALNLRECHAAGLEGAADWYRLYHIGPDATGVFQGEQVQTASISLAQERTQFVGLLQFNQRAFEQAKNDHKHYWIWRAERNEARWRQQERGELDFDAKNMMHTLRLLMSARAMINEGQPRVRFAGAELEELRAVRAGQLRYAEIMQRAESLRDDCEHRRDQADLPERVDPAMLKRLLIDLTHAWQYP; from the coding sequence ATGCTGACGCTTTCAGACTTGCGAACCAGCGCACGGGATCAAGTGTTGTTTGAATGCGTTGCCGGCAGTCGCGCGTATGGCACCGCGACTGCCGACAGCGATACCGATCTGCGTGGCGTGTTCATCCAACCGGCAGATGCGTTTGTCGATCTGAGTCCGCCCCAGGATTTGGTCGCCGATGAGCGCCACAACGAGGTCTACTTTAGTCTCCGCCGCTTGCTCGAATTGCTTGGTCAAGCGAATCCCAATGTGTTGGAACTGCTCTATATGCCGGACGATTGTGTGCGCATGCTGCACCCGGTGTATCGATCACTGCTGGCAGTCCGCTCGGCGTTCATCACCCGGCAGTGCATCGACACCCATGTCGGGTATGCGTTCAGTCAGGTCAAGAAGGCGAAGGGTCAGCACAAATGGATCAATCAACCACAGGCGGAGGCGCCGCCCCGGCCAGAGTCGTATTGCCAAGTGCTGCTCAAGGAACGTTGGTGGCCGACGGACGGTAGCCCTCCGGCCCGTCCAGTGCCACTGTCGAACAGTGCGCTGAACTTGCGCGAATGCCACGCCGCTGGCTTGGAGGGCGCCGCCGACTGGTATCGGCTCTACCACATCGGGCCCGATGCCACCGGCGTGTTTCAAGGCGAGCAGGTGCAAACGGCATCAATCTCGCTTGCCCAGGAACGCACACAGTTTGTCGGGCTGCTGCAGTTCAATCAGCGCGCGTTCGAGCAGGCGAAGAACGATCACAAGCATTACTGGATTTGGCGAGCCGAGCGCAACGAGGCGCGCTGGCGTCAGCAGGAGCGTGGCGAACTCGACTTTGATGCAAAGAACATGATGCATACGTTGCGTCTTTTGATGTCGGCGCGCGCCATGATCAACGAGGGCCAACCGCGGGTGCGCTTCGCGGGCGCCGAGCTCGAAGAATTGCGCGCGGTGCGCGCCGGCCAGCTTCGCTACGCGGAGATCATGCAGCGGGCCGAGTCCTTGCGCGATGACTGCGAACATCGGCGCGATCAGGCGGACTTGCCTGAGCGCGTTGATCCGGCCATGCTCAAACGCCTTCTGATCGACCTGACCCACGCATGGCAATACCCATGA
- a CDS encoding nucleotidyltransferase domain-containing protein — MIDPIRNALAELETRNGIKVLFAAESGSRAWGFASPDSDYDVRFIYAPPLAWFLNVEEPRDVIEAMLPGDLDLSGWALSKALRLYHKNNCALFEWLDSPVIYHEHGTLAQRLRTLLPRIFRQPAAYHHYWRTAVNVYETALSTDPVKLKRMFYVLRPLLCCRYILAHRRQPPTAFASLVEACLHDPIDRQALADLQAEKVQVGEGHLVTLSAFWRDWLRREFAAAEAVVGELKSDADVPLAELNGVLREVLIELWPAELPALLRIQDE; from the coding sequence ATGATCGACCCGATTCGCAATGCCCTGGCGGAGCTCGAAACGCGCAACGGGATCAAGGTTTTGTTTGCGGCGGAATCCGGCTCACGCGCCTGGGGTTTTGCATCGCCAGACAGCGACTACGATGTGCGCTTCATCTACGCGCCACCGTTGGCCTGGTTCCTCAACGTCGAAGAGCCGCGGGACGTCATCGAGGCCATGCTTCCGGGCGATCTGGACTTGTCGGGATGGGCATTGAGCAAAGCGCTCAGGCTCTACCACAAGAACAATTGCGCGTTGTTCGAATGGCTCGATTCACCGGTGATCTATCATGAGCACGGTACGCTAGCGCAGCGCCTGCGCACCCTGTTGCCACGAATCTTTCGCCAGCCGGCGGCGTATCACCACTATTGGCGGACGGCCGTGAACGTTTACGAGACGGCGCTCAGTACCGACCCGGTCAAGCTGAAACGCATGTTCTATGTGCTGCGCCCGTTGCTGTGCTGCCGATACATCCTGGCGCATCGGCGGCAACCCCCGACCGCGTTTGCGAGTCTGGTCGAGGCTTGTCTGCACGATCCGATCGACCGGCAAGCACTCGCCGATTTGCAAGCTGAGAAAGTGCAAGTCGGTGAGGGGCACCTCGTCACCCTGTCGGCCTTCTGGCGGGATTGGCTGCGTCGTGAATTCGCCGCAGCAGAAGCGGTGGTTGGCGAGCTGAAAAGCGATGCCGACGTGCCCTTGGCGGAACTCAATGGCGTCTTGCGTGAGGTGCTGATCGAACTCTGGCCCGCCGAGCTGCCGGCGCTGCTCCGCATCCAGGACGAATGA
- a CDS encoding leucine-rich repeat domain-containing protein: MWKALGIIGLLLALGLGLLILLALNAEPVPPYAEQVKTLPAAEQASLQQLAADLGMAPDGFRALGGYYEGLLDVPANERAVFIDQGHVRALRVAAWPKGTPPDLSALTALQVLWLDRGKMTSLPDLSGLGQLVELELREQPLAELAAGRLPGSLTRLGLRQTPVTDLRALASLNHLNVLDASGTKVTDFSALVPLALDRLDLHDTLIARMPDALPVKQHGDWSVNLDNTPVLNPPGHQWQSPGGYSFTGVALGAETKRGMIGNGVVAVEGTGAEITAMRPVMLPTSNDRGGVYDVQIEASIESGRARIWLNRPLGYFPAISPWFSEVDIDGFGFLQRPGYVYADLEPGKTAVLIGQLSLPGPIEHYDLEFKVEPLGGTPATGLRYKVTKAPKTGP; this comes from the coding sequence ATGTGGAAGGCGCTTGGAATCATTGGTCTGCTGCTGGCGTTGGGGCTCGGGCTCCTGATTCTGCTGGCCCTGAATGCCGAACCCGTGCCGCCGTATGCCGAGCAGGTTAAGACCTTGCCGGCCGCCGAGCAGGCGTCGTTGCAGCAACTCGCCGCTGACCTAGGCATGGCGCCTGATGGTTTTCGGGCGTTGGGTGGTTACTACGAGGGCTTGCTCGATGTCCCGGCCAATGAACGCGCGGTGTTCATTGATCAAGGTCATGTGCGCGCGTTGCGTGTGGCAGCCTGGCCCAAAGGCACACCGCCCGATCTGTCGGCGCTGACTGCGTTGCAGGTGCTCTGGCTCGATCGCGGCAAGATGACTTCCCTGCCGGACCTCTCTGGCCTCGGACAACTCGTAGAACTGGAGCTGCGCGAACAGCCTTTGGCCGAACTTGCTGCGGGTCGCCTGCCTGGCTCGCTGACGCGCCTTGGCTTGCGGCAAACGCCCGTGACGGACTTGCGGGCATTGGCGTCACTGAACCACTTGAACGTGCTTGATGCGAGCGGCACCAAAGTGACTGACTTCAGCGCGCTTGTGCCATTGGCGCTGGATCGACTCGACCTGCATGACACCTTGATCGCGCGCATGCCGGACGCATTGCCGGTCAAGCAGCACGGCGACTGGTCAGTGAATCTGGACAACACGCCGGTGCTGAATCCGCCCGGTCATCAGTGGCAGTCTCCGGGCGGCTATAGCTTCACCGGGGTGGCACTGGGCGCCGAGACCAAGCGCGGCATGATCGGCAACGGCGTGGTGGCGGTCGAAGGGACGGGCGCCGAGATTACGGCCATGCGACCAGTGATGTTGCCGACCAGCAATGATCGAGGCGGGGTGTACGACGTCCAGATCGAGGCGAGCATTGAATCCGGTCGCGCGCGGATCTGGCTGAACCGGCCACTCGGTTACTTCCCGGCCATCTCGCCGTGGTTCAGCGAGGTCGACATCGACGGATTCGGCTTTCTGCAAAGGCCTGGTTATGTCTACGCGGATCTCGAACCGGGGAAAACCGCTGTACTGATCGGTCAGCTGAGCCTGCCTGGGCCGATCGAGCACTATGACCTGGAGTTCAAGGTTGAGCCACTCGGCGGTACGCCCGCCACTGGGCTGCGCTACAAAGTCACCAAGGCTCCCAAGACTGGACCATAG
- a CDS encoding MmcQ/YjbR family DNA-binding protein: MATSYQTARHYALSLPETTEAPHHHFGSFRVAGKIFVTIPPEATHLHLFVSETDREQALVLYPGFIEKLYWGDKVCGLRLLLAAAPAKAVNALILQAWRHKASKTLLKQHPTLQAGA, translated from the coding sequence ATGGCCACTTCGTATCAGACTGCCCGCCACTACGCACTGAGCCTGCCTGAGACCACCGAGGCGCCGCATCATCATTTCGGCTCCTTCCGTGTTGCCGGCAAGATCTTTGTGACGATTCCGCCGGAAGCAACGCACCTGCATCTGTTCGTTTCCGAAACTGATCGCGAGCAGGCGCTGGTGCTTTACCCAGGCTTTATTGAAAAGCTGTACTGGGGCGACAAGGTGTGTGGTCTGCGCCTGTTGCTGGCGGCAGCGCCCGCCAAGGCCGTCAATGCCCTGATTCTGCAAGCCTGGCGCCATAAGGCCAGCAAGACGCTGCTGAAACAGCACCCAACGCTGCAGGCAGGGGCATGA
- a CDS encoding class I SAM-dependent methyltransferase encodes MSDSRSSNTPAQQARIQSWTRYWSSGALHSCPGSFRGNYEGSMAAYWLQRFATLQAGQRVLDLCTGNGAIPRWLMGLDGGTDVGAEVDAVDLAVLKPDWLDQLQAAQRQRLRIRGEVNAEALPFADATMDLVTSQYGIEYANLDLVFAEIARVLKPGGQLQLLMHHAESRPVQMGAAEARALLPQLGPDGLLSAAAGLLPYLHAARDPAMREVLSRDTGAEQARRRFNDAQQAIAQQLAQNQLAGAMLTDLRNQVQQVLQIAQIGTLEQATQAFQKVLALWQESALRLAELVSVAADANTMHARMARLQQLGFSALNLTPVHFQNYLMGWALTGTKSIA; translated from the coding sequence ATGAGTGACTCCCGATCGAGCAATACGCCCGCGCAACAGGCGCGGATTCAGTCCTGGACACGCTACTGGTCTAGTGGCGCCTTGCATTCGTGCCCGGGTTCGTTTCGCGGCAATTACGAAGGCAGCATGGCAGCTTATTGGCTGCAACGATTTGCGACGCTTCAAGCGGGGCAGCGTGTGCTCGATCTGTGCACGGGCAACGGCGCGATTCCGCGCTGGCTGATGGGGCTCGATGGCGGCACCGATGTCGGTGCCGAGGTCGACGCCGTAGATCTCGCGGTGTTAAAGCCAGACTGGCTCGACCAACTGCAGGCGGCGCAGCGCCAACGCTTGCGCATTCGTGGTGAGGTCAACGCAGAGGCATTGCCATTTGCCGACGCGACGATGGATCTGGTGACCAGTCAGTACGGCATCGAATACGCCAATTTAGACTTGGTGTTTGCCGAGATCGCGCGGGTGCTGAAGCCCGGTGGTCAGCTGCAATTGCTAATGCATCATGCCGAGTCGCGGCCGGTGCAAATGGGTGCCGCCGAGGCCAGGGCGCTGCTGCCGCAACTCGGCCCCGATGGTTTGCTGTCGGCTGCCGCCGGCCTGCTGCCGTATCTGCATGCGGCCCGCGATCCAGCGATGCGCGAGGTCTTGAGCCGGGACACAGGCGCCGAGCAGGCACGGCGCCGATTCAACGATGCCCAACAGGCGATTGCCCAGCAACTCGCGCAGAACCAACTCGCAGGCGCCATGCTCACGGATCTGCGCAATCAGGTTCAGCAAGTTCTGCAGATTGCCCAGATCGGCACGCTCGAACAGGCGACGCAAGCGTTTCAGAAAGTGCTCGCGTTGTGGCAGGAATCGGCGTTGCGCCTCGCGGAGTTGGTGTCGGTTGCCGCTGACGCCAACACGATGCATGCCCGCATGGCGCGCCTTCAGCAGCTTGGATTCTCGGCGCTCAATCTGACGCCCGTCCATTTTCAGAACTACTTGATGGGTTGGGCGCTCACGGGTACCAAGTCGATCGCTTGA